The following proteins come from a genomic window of Gossypium raimondii isolate GPD5lz chromosome 5, ASM2569854v1, whole genome shotgun sequence:
- the LOC105769534 gene encoding nodulin-26 has product MANTPSITEDFSSKHSPMKHSVEAASPKLPPPTKRRTMEEAKVKHLPEFCVNNEILPSTMQKAVAELLGTYFLIFIGCGSALINDFEPLTIVGIAIVWGMVLMAAIYAVGHISGAHFNPAVTLALAAGQKFSWKLVPMYMVSQLLGSTLASLTLRALFHYRGIEVTVTQYKDSTSDLEAFAWEFIATFILMFNVCAIATDHRACKAVAGAAIGATVLFNVIVAGPITGASMNPARSLGPAVVSGVYENLWVYIVAPVLGAMAATFVYSVLRAPEPEKPESIKSKHNELYSEV; this is encoded by the exons ATGGCCAACACGCCTTCAATTACCGAAGACTTCTCCTCAAAACATTCGCCTATGAAACACTCTGTAGAAGCGGCCTCTCCTAAACTTCCACCGCCTACAAAACGCCGTACCATGGAAGAAGCAAAAGTTAAACATTTACCAGAATTTTGCGTTAATAATGAAATTCTTCCGTCAACCATGCAGAAG GCTGTTGCAGAGCTCCTAGGCACATACTTTCTTATCTTTATAGGTTGTGGGTCAGCTCTTATAAACGATTTTGAACCACTAACTATTGTGGGCATAGCAATTGTATGGGGCATGGTTCTGATGGCAGCAATTTATGCTGTTGGCCATATCTCCGGTGCCCATTTCAACCCTGCTGTCACTCTTGCCTTGGCTGCTGGTCAGAAATTTTCATGGAAACTT GTACCTATGTATATGGTGTCTCAATTGCTTGGATCAACTCTTGCAAGCTTGACCCTCAGGGCCTTGTTTCATTACCGAGGTATTGAAGTAACAGTGACCCAATACAAAGATTCAACTAGTGATCTTGAAGCCTTTGCATGGGAATTTATAGCGACTTTCATATTGATGTTCAATGTTTGTGCAATCGCCACTGACCACAGAGCG TGCAAAGCTGTCGCTGGAGCTGCAATAGGTGCTACAGTGCTGTTTAATGTCATTGTAGCTGG GCCGATTACCGGAGCTTCGATGAACCCTGCAAGAAGTTTAGGCCCTGCTGTTGTCTCCGGTGTTTATGAAAACCTTTGGGTCTATATTGTAGCTCCAGTTCTTGGAGCAATGGCCGCAACTTTTGTGTACAGTGTTCTTCGAGCACCTGAACCAGAAAAGCCCGAGAGCATAAAAAGCAAGCATAATGAGCTTTACTCTGAAGTCTGA
- the LOC105769530 gene encoding probable protein phosphatase 2C 9 codes for MDWLCCFNSSQYGGGRSSSASGKGKSHEGIMRFGFSLVKGKASHPMEDYHVAKFMQIQGHELGLFAIYDGHLGDSVPAYLQKHLFANILKEEEFWVDPRRAISKAYDKTDQAILSRAADLGRGGSTAVTAILINGKSLWVANVGDSRAVLSSRGQATQMTTDHEPNTERGSIENRGGFVSNMPGDVPRVNGQLAVSRAFGDKSLKSHLRSDPDIQNAKVDGNTDVLVLASDGLWKVMTNQEAVDIAKRFKDPQKAAKQLTTEAVKRDSKDDISCVVVRFRG; via the exons atggaTTGGTTGTGCTGCTTTAATTCCTCTCAG tatgGAGGGGGGCGTTCATCATCTGCTTCTGGCAAGGGGAAAAGCCATGAGGGTATAATGAGGTTTGGTTTCAGCCTAGTAAAAGGGAAAGCAAGTCATCCTATGGAGGATTATCATGTCGCTAAGTTCATGCAGATTCAAGGTCACGAGTTGGGGCTTTTTGCTATCTATGATGGTCATCTGGGAGATAGTGTACCTGCCTACCTACAAAAGCATCTGTTTGCCAATATCCTAAAGGAG GAAGAGTTTTGGGTTGATCCCCGCAGAGCCATTTCAAAAGCTTATGACAAAACAGACCAAGCAATTCTTTCACGTGCTGCTGACTTGGGTCGTGGTGGATCCACTGCTGTAACTGCAATATTGATAAATGGAAAAAGTCTATGGGTGGCAAATGTTGGAGATTCTCGTGCTGTTCTTTCAAGTAGGGGTCAGGCTACACAGATGACTACAGATCATGAACCAAACACCGAACGAGGCAGCATTGAGAACAGAGGAGGATTTGTCTCAAATATGCCAG GAGATGTTCCTAGAGTTAACGGACAACTGGCAGTTTCACGTGCTTTTGGGGACAAGAGCCTTAAATCACATCTGCGGTCAGATCCAGACATTCAAAACGCCAAGGTAGATGGCAATACAGACGTTTTAGTCCTTGCTAGTGATGGTCTTTGGAAG GTGATGACTAATCAAGAGGCGGTTGATATTGCAAAAAGGTTCAAAGACCCACAGAAGGCCGCAAAGCAACTGACCACCGAAGCAGTTAAAAGAGACAGCAAAGATGACATATCTTGCGTCGTCGTTAGATTTAGGGGATAG
- the LOC105769531 gene encoding 14-3-3 protein 7, translated as MEKEREQQVYLARLAEQAERYDEMVEAMKSVAKLDVELTVEERNLLSVGYKNVIGARRASWRILSSIEQKEEAKGNEQNVKRIKDYRQRVEDELSKICNDILSVIDKHLIPSSSTGESTVFYYKMKGDYFRYLAEFKAGDDRKEAADQSLKAYEAATSTASSDLPPTHPIRLGLALNFSVFYYEILNSPERACHLAKQAFDEAIAELDSLNEESYKDSTLIMQLLRDNLTLWTSDLPEEGGEQSKADEPQAES; from the exons ATGGAGAAGGAAAGAGAGCAACAAGTTTACTTGGCAAGGCTCGCTGAGCAAGCTGAAAGATACGATG AGATGGTTGAGGCCATGAAGAGTGTTGCTAAGTTGGATGTTGAGCTGACTGTGGAGGAGAGGAATCTGTTATCTGTGGGATATAAGAATGTGATTGGAGCAAGAAGGGCATCCTGGCGGATACTGTCTTCAATTGAACAGAAGGAGGAGGCCAAAGGTAATGAACAAAATGTGAAGAGGATAAAGGATTATAGGCAAAGGGTTGAAGATGAGCTCTCAAAAATATGCAATGACATACTCTCAGTCATTGACAAGCACCTCATTCCATCTTCCTCCACCGGGGAATCAACTGTTTTCTACTATAAGAT GAAAGGAGATTATTTTCGTTATTTGGCAGAATTTAAGGCAGGAGATGATCGTAAAGAAGCTGCTGATCAGTCACTTAAGGCTTATGAG GCTGCCACTTCCACTGCAAGCTCAGATTTGCCTCCAACTCACCCAATTAGACTTGGCCTGGCTTTGAACTTCTCAGTTTTCTACTATGAGATATTAAATTCTCCCGAGAG GGCTTGTCATCTGGCTAAACAAGCATTTGATGAGGCTATTGCCGAGCTTGATAGCCTTAATGAAGAATCTTACAAGGATAGCACCCTTATCATGCAGCTTCTTAGGGACAACCTCACCTTGTGGACCTCGGATCTGCCAGAGGAAGGAG GTGAGCAATCAAAAGCAGATGAACCTCAGGCTGag AGTTAA
- the LOC105769529 gene encoding uncharacterized protein LOC105769529 — MTRCFSLTAARNRCYKSSFLKAGLRSTITDLQDGTVMHCWVPKTHNDSKPNLLLIHGLGANTMWQWGDTIRKMIPFFNIFVPDLVFFGDSYTTRPERSESFQAQCVMRVMEANSVKKLSLVGLSYGGFVGYSLAAQFSEAVERVVICCAGVCMEEKDLKEGVFKVSDLEEAADILVPQTPEKLRELLGFAMFKPPPSTLVPSCLLADFIDVMCTEYTEEKKELIRAIPKDRKLSNITRISQPTLILWGEYDKIFPLELGHRLKRHLGDNAHLVVIKGTGHAFIVEKPKESYRHLKSFLVDLQPPPSTPSPIPNNENHLSSCKGEAEKITLKTA; from the exons atgacaagGTGTTTCAGCTTAACCGCAGCCAGAAACCGGTGTTACAAATCATCATTCCTCAAAGCGGGGCTTCGATCCACCATCACGGACCTCCAAGATGGCACCGTCATGCACTGTTGGGTCCCCAAGACACATAATGACTCCAAGCCTAACCTCCTCCTCATCCATGGACTGGGAGCCAACACAATGTGGCAATGGGGTGACACCATTCGTAAGATGATCCCTTTCTTCAACATCTTCGTACCCGACCTTGTCTTCTTCGGGGACTCCTACACGACTCGGCCTGAACGCTCCGAATCGTTTCAGGCTCAGTGCGTGATGCGAGTGATGGAAGCCAACTCGGTGAAGAAACTCAGCCTGGTAGGCCTCAGCTATGGTGGGTTTGTTGGGTACAGCTTAGCAGCGCAGTTCAGTGAAGCTGTTGAGCGAGTGGTGATCTGCTGCGCTGGAGTTTGCATGGAAGAGAAAGATTTGAAGGAAGGAGTTTTCAAGGTATCTGATTTGGAAGAAGCTGCCGATATTTTAGTACCCCAAACGCCTGAGAAGCTTAGGGAACTCTTGGGTTTTGCTATGTTCAAGCCGCCTCCTTCGACTTTGGTCCCTTCTTGTCTGCTCGCGGATTTCATTGAC GTTATGTGTACAGAGTACacggaagaaaagaaagagctGATCCGAGCAATACCGAAAGATCGAAAATTATCAAACATTACCAGAATCTCTCAG CCCACCTTGATTTTATGGGGagaatatgataaaattttccCTTTGGAATTGGGTCACAGGTTAAAAAG GCATCTGGGAGATAATGCTCACCTCGTCGTCATCAAGGGCACGGGACACGCCTTCATCGTAGAGAAGCCAAAAGAGTCTTACAGGCACTTGAAATCATTTCTAGTTGATTTGCAGCCTCCTCCGTCCACCCCATCTCCCATTCCCAACAATGAAAACCATCTTTCATCTTGCAAAGGAGAAGCAGAGAAGATAACCTTGAAAACAGCCTAG
- the LOC105769528 gene encoding uncharacterized protein LOC105769528 → MAKFNCFSLLTARKKKDKGAGEQKNGRTLQIKLQQPVKPLESDELKSTTFSVPAPVGFKEDCNVKVIRHGSPVGCEAVEKAYEGEDEHEENASIKREFSDFDLQAHVANSSEEFDFGTKRVASSGSFETEAKEEVEKAVDKVQSGHVSDPGMRRAEFWASPMLKRSCSDLERRNVLREVADHFPPSQSFEDLQDLSAGLNLGSPASVMTRCSADRVMLKKHSSSQVLPSRSRKLWWKFFLWSHRNSHNWMTKPQPAPITATLNQQGGYSSDTIDLHQAMNLSKMESPGSFTGESLNKGFTGNCDDNRSWKGFHNGVSGLWPQNQWVAFPAPSSSFSRVDEWVRDLETEIVQPADDVNDEEGITFPPSPDTGKSPARNTAYSTRRSDINLSEEILHANSVIQTLNSSSTVAHISGIGLKAIPIISGFTSLRSVNLSNNFITHITPGSLPKGVHILNLSRNKISTIEGLRELTRLRVVDLSYNRIARIGHGLSNCILIKELYLAGNKISDVEGLHRFLKLTVLDLSFNKITTTRALGQLVANYNSLQALNLLGNPVQSNVSDDQLRKAVCSLLPKLTYLNKQPIKPQRAREVLTDSVAKAALGSGSWSSRRKASKRTSQGASTSASVHRGSVGVGHKNKNKLKSRSRYHSSAKLPALASSSR, encoded by the exons ATGGCCAAATTCAATTGTTTCTCTTTGTTGACCGcgaggaaaaagaaagataag GGGGCTGGTGAGCAAAAGAATGGTAGAACCCTCCAAATTAAGCTCCAACAACCGGTGAAGCCCTTAGAGAGCGATGAATTGAAATCGACAACTTTTAGTGTCCCAGCACCTGTTGGGTTTAAGGAGGATTGCAATGTCAAGGTGATCAGGCATGGGAGCCCTGTTGGATGTGAAGCAGTAGAGAAAGCATATGAAGGGGAAGATGAGCATGAAGAGAATGCATCAATCAAGAGAGAATTCTCTGACTTTGATCTCCAAGCCCATGTGGCCAACTCAAGTGAAGAATTTGATTTTGGAACCAAAAGGGTTGCTTCTTCAGGTTCATTTGAAACTGAAGCCAAGGAAGAGGTTGAAAAGGCTGTTGATAAGGTCCAAAGTGGACATGTTAGTGATCCTGGGATGAGGAGGGCTGAGTTCTGGGCTTCACCTATGCTTAAGCGCTCGTGTTCCGATTTGGAGAGGAGGAATGTGCTAAGAGAGGTAGCTGATCATTTCCCTCCATCTCAGTCATTTGAAGACTTGCAGGACTTATCTGCAGGACTTAATCTCGGTAGCCCTGCTTCTGTGATGACTCGCTGCAGTGCCGACCGAGTGATGTTGAAAAAACATTCTTCCAGTCAAGTTCTACCTTCCAGAAGCAGAAAGTTATGGTGGAAGTTCTTCCTCTGGAGCCACCGGAACTCTCACAACTGGATGACCAAACCGCAACCTGCTCCTATCACTGCTACTTTGAACCAGCAAGGTGGGTATTCTTCAGACACAATTGATCTACATCAAGCAATGAATCTGAGCAAGATGGAATCACCGGGATCGTTTACGGGAGAGTCCTTGAACAAAGGCTTCACTGGCAACTGCGATGACAACCGGAGCTGGAAAGGTTTTCATAATGGAGTTTCTGGTTTATGGCCCCAGAACCAATGGGTTGCATTCCCTGCTCCATCATCATCATTCTCAAGAGTCGATGAATGGGTGAGAGATCTCGAAACCGAAATTGTGCAGCCTGCTGATGATGTGAATGATGAAGAGGGCATCACATTTCCACCTTCTCCAGACACTGGTAAATCACCAGCAAGAAACACTGCCTATTCCACTCGCCGTTCGGATATCAATCTCTCTGAGGAGATTTTACATGCCAATAGTGTCATTCAGACTCTCAATTCTTCTTCAACCGTTGCTCACATATCAGGAATAGGTTTGAAAGCTATTCCAATCATCTCAGGTTTCACCAGCCTTCGGTCTGTCAACTTGTCGAACAACTTTATAA CCCATATTACTCCTGGATCATTGCCAAAGGGCGTTCACATACTCAACTTGTCAAGAAACAAGATCAGCACCATCGAAGGACTCAGGGAGTTAACTCGATTGCGAGTTGTTGACCTTAGTTATAACCGCATTGCTCGAATTGGACATG GGTTGTCAAACTGCATACTGATCAAAGAACTGTACCTTGCTGGGAACAAGATAAGTGATGTTGAAGGGCTACATAGGTTCTTGAAGTTGACAGTATTGGACCTGAGCTTCAACAAGATAACGACAACAAGGGCATTGGGTCAGCTTGTCGCCAACTACAACTCATTGCAAGCATTGAATCTGTTGGGAAATCCAGTTCAGAGCAACGTTAGTGACGACCAGCTGCGAAAGGCAGTTTGTAGCTTGCTCCCTAAGCTTACGTACCTGAACAAGCAACCCATTAAACCACAAAGGGCAAGGGAAGTGCTCACTGATAGTGTTGCCAAAGCTGCTCTAGGGAGTGGCAGTTGGAGCTCCAGAAGAAAAGCATCAAAAAGAACAAGCCAAGGTGCTTCAACATCCGCCAGTGTGCATAGGGGCAGTGTGGGGGTGGGGCATAAGAACAAGAACAAGTTGAAGAGCCGAAGTCGCTATCACTCATCTGCCAAATTACCTGCACTGGCTTCTTCATCCCGTTAA
- the LOC105769527 gene encoding probable pectin methyltransferase QUA2 isoform X1 — protein sequence MPRPLHRGVSGIRVSGNSNDFWDAEVKDNTEKEDLDRNHSSSQSFLSLRSPFRFFFQDNSPSKYGVTENGFTADPFGGGTPRSRHRLTMLFLKLSLVVIVILALTGSFWWTISISTSSRGHIFRGYRRLQEQLVSDLWDIGELSLGPSRLKEIEFCSEEFENYIPCFNVSENVALGYSDGNEYDRLCGHGSRKSCLVLPPVNYKIPLRWPTGKEVIWVANVKITGQEVFSSGSLTKRMMMLEEDQISFRSASLMFDGVEDYSHQIAEMIGLRNESNLIQAGVRTILDIGCGYGSFGAHLFSKQLLTMCIANYESSGSQVQLTLERGLPAMIGSFNSKQLPYPSLSFDMLHCARCGVDWDKKDGIFLIEADRVLKPGGYFVWTSPLTNVHTFLRDKEKQKRWNFVRDFAENLCWELISQQDETVVWKKTNKKSCYSSRKPGSFPPICSKGQDVESPYYRPLQNCIGGTNSRQWVPIEEGATWPFRSNLNKNELELYGLHSEELVVDTANYKTAVRNYWSLLSPLIFSDHPKRPGDEDPSPPYNMFRNVLDMNARYGGFNAALLEAGKSVWVMNVVPTTGPNYLPLVLDRGYIGVFHNWCEAFPTYPRTYDMVHADGLLSLETSQYRRCTMLDLLTEIDRLLRPEGWVIIHDKAPLIESARALTVQLKWDARVVEIESNSDERLLICQKPFFKRQATS from the exons ATGCCCCGGCCTCTGCATCGAGGTGTATCTGGTATACGGGTCTCAGGCAACAGCAATGATTTTTGGGATGCCGAAGTGAAAGATAACACAGAGAAGGAAGATTTGGATAGAAATCATTCTTCTAGTCAGAGCTTTTTGTCCCTCAGGTCTCCTTTTcggtttttttttcaagataatTCTCCATCCAAATATGGTGTCACTGAGAATGGTTTTACAGCTGATCCCTTCGGTGGTGGGACTCCAAGAAGCCGGCATAGGTTAACAATGCTGTTTTTGAAGTTAAGTTTAGTTGTGATCGTGATTCTTGCTCTTACTGGATCATTTTGGTGGACCATCTCCATTTCAACATCATCTAGGGGTCATATATTTCGTGGTTATAGGCGACTTCAAGAGCAGCTTGTTTCTGATTTGTGGGATATAGGGGAACTTTCTCTTGGTCCTTCACGgttgaaagaaatagaattctGTTCTGAGGAGTTTGAGAACTATATTCCTTGCTTTAATGTTTCTGAGAACGTTGCTTTGGGTTATTCTGATGGTAATGAGTATGACCGACTATGTGGGCATGGGTCAAGGAAAAGTTGTTTAGTTCTTCCACCTGTGAACTATAAAATTCCTCTTAGGTGGCCAACTGGGAAAGAGGTCATCTGGGTTGCTAATGTTAAAATTACTGGTCAAGAGGTATTTTCCTCTGGCAGTTTAACCAAGAG GATGATGATGCTGGAGGAAGATCAGATTTCTTTCCGTTCAGCATCACTTATGTTTGATGGCGTGGAAGATTATTCTCATCAGATTGCTGAAATGATTGGACTGAGAaatgaatctaacttgatacaAGCTGGG GTACGAACCATCTTGGATATAGGATGTGGTTATGGTAGCTTTGGAGCTCATCTTTTTTCCAAACAGCTCTTAACGATGTGTATTGCGAACTATGAGTCCTCAGGCAGCCAAGTTCAACTCACTCTCGAAAGGGGCCTTCCTGCAATGATTGGTTCTTTTAATTCGAAACAGTTACCATATCCATCTCTTTCATTTGATATGCTGCATTGTGCACGTTGCGGTGTTGACTGGGATAAAAAAG ATGGTATTTTCTTGATTGAAGCTGATAGAGTTCTAAAACCGGGTGGATACTTTGTGTGGACTTCACCTCTTACCAACGTTCATACTTTTCTTCGGGACAAAGAGAAGCAGAAAAGGTGGAATTTTGTTCGTGATTTTGCAGAAAATCTCTGCTGGGAGTTGATATCACAACAAGATGAAACTGTTGTATGGAAAAAGACCAATAAGAAGAGTTGCTACAGCTCCCG GAAGCCTGGTTCTTTTCCTCCTATATGTAGCAAAGGACAAGATGTTGAATCTCCATATTATCGACCTCTTCAAAACTGTATAGGTGGAACAAATAGCCGCCAATGGGTTCCTATTGAGGAGGGGGCAACATGGCCTTTCAGGTCTAATTTGAACAAGAATGAACTAGAACTATACG GTCTACACTCGGAAGAACTTGTTGTAGATACCGCAAACTACAAAACAGCTGTTCGTAATTATTGGTCCCTTCTGTCCCCCCTAATATTCTCAGATCATCCAAAGAGACCAGGTGACGAGGATCCTTCTCCACCTTATAACATGTTCAGGAATGTGCTAGACATGAATGCTCGCTATGGTGGTTTTAATGCTGCATTACTGGAAGCAGGGAAGTCTGTCTGGGTCATGAACGTAGTCCCAACAACTGGCCCCAACTACCTTCCCCTGGTTCTTGACAGGGGATATATCGGTGTATTCCACAATTG GTGTGAAGCATTTCCAACATATCCCAGAACTTATGATATGGTGCATGCTGATGGACTTCTATCCCTTGAGACTAGTCAATATCGCAGGTGCACCATGCTTGATCTTTTAACGGAAATAGACAGGTTGCTTCGTCCAGAG GGTTGGGTAATAATTCATGATAAGGCTCCTCTTATCGAATCAGCTAGAGCTCTAACTGTGCAGTTGAAGTGGGATGCCAGAGTCGTAGAAATCGAAAGCAACAGTGATGAGAGACTCCTAATCTGTCAGAAACCATTCTTTAAGAGACAAGCAACAAGCTAA
- the LOC105769527 gene encoding probable pectin methyltransferase QUA2 isoform X2: protein MLFLKLSLVVIVILALTGSFWWTISISTSSRGHIFRGYRRLQEQLVSDLWDIGELSLGPSRLKEIEFCSEEFENYIPCFNVSENVALGYSDGNEYDRLCGHGSRKSCLVLPPVNYKIPLRWPTGKEVIWVANVKITGQEVFSSGSLTKRMMMLEEDQISFRSASLMFDGVEDYSHQIAEMIGLRNESNLIQAGVRTILDIGCGYGSFGAHLFSKQLLTMCIANYESSGSQVQLTLERGLPAMIGSFNSKQLPYPSLSFDMLHCARCGVDWDKKDGIFLIEADRVLKPGGYFVWTSPLTNVHTFLRDKEKQKRWNFVRDFAENLCWELISQQDETVVWKKTNKKSCYSSRKPGSFPPICSKGQDVESPYYRPLQNCIGGTNSRQWVPIEEGATWPFRSNLNKNELELYGLHSEELVVDTANYKTAVRNYWSLLSPLIFSDHPKRPGDEDPSPPYNMFRNVLDMNARYGGFNAALLEAGKSVWVMNVVPTTGPNYLPLVLDRGYIGVFHNWCEAFPTYPRTYDMVHADGLLSLETSQYRRCTMLDLLTEIDRLLRPEGWVIIHDKAPLIESARALTVQLKWDARVVEIESNSDERLLICQKPFFKRQATS, encoded by the exons ATGCTGTTTTTGAAGTTAAGTTTAGTTGTGATCGTGATTCTTGCTCTTACTGGATCATTTTGGTGGACCATCTCCATTTCAACATCATCTAGGGGTCATATATTTCGTGGTTATAGGCGACTTCAAGAGCAGCTTGTTTCTGATTTGTGGGATATAGGGGAACTTTCTCTTGGTCCTTCACGgttgaaagaaatagaattctGTTCTGAGGAGTTTGAGAACTATATTCCTTGCTTTAATGTTTCTGAGAACGTTGCTTTGGGTTATTCTGATGGTAATGAGTATGACCGACTATGTGGGCATGGGTCAAGGAAAAGTTGTTTAGTTCTTCCACCTGTGAACTATAAAATTCCTCTTAGGTGGCCAACTGGGAAAGAGGTCATCTGGGTTGCTAATGTTAAAATTACTGGTCAAGAGGTATTTTCCTCTGGCAGTTTAACCAAGAG GATGATGATGCTGGAGGAAGATCAGATTTCTTTCCGTTCAGCATCACTTATGTTTGATGGCGTGGAAGATTATTCTCATCAGATTGCTGAAATGATTGGACTGAGAaatgaatctaacttgatacaAGCTGGG GTACGAACCATCTTGGATATAGGATGTGGTTATGGTAGCTTTGGAGCTCATCTTTTTTCCAAACAGCTCTTAACGATGTGTATTGCGAACTATGAGTCCTCAGGCAGCCAAGTTCAACTCACTCTCGAAAGGGGCCTTCCTGCAATGATTGGTTCTTTTAATTCGAAACAGTTACCATATCCATCTCTTTCATTTGATATGCTGCATTGTGCACGTTGCGGTGTTGACTGGGATAAAAAAG ATGGTATTTTCTTGATTGAAGCTGATAGAGTTCTAAAACCGGGTGGATACTTTGTGTGGACTTCACCTCTTACCAACGTTCATACTTTTCTTCGGGACAAAGAGAAGCAGAAAAGGTGGAATTTTGTTCGTGATTTTGCAGAAAATCTCTGCTGGGAGTTGATATCACAACAAGATGAAACTGTTGTATGGAAAAAGACCAATAAGAAGAGTTGCTACAGCTCCCG GAAGCCTGGTTCTTTTCCTCCTATATGTAGCAAAGGACAAGATGTTGAATCTCCATATTATCGACCTCTTCAAAACTGTATAGGTGGAACAAATAGCCGCCAATGGGTTCCTATTGAGGAGGGGGCAACATGGCCTTTCAGGTCTAATTTGAACAAGAATGAACTAGAACTATACG GTCTACACTCGGAAGAACTTGTTGTAGATACCGCAAACTACAAAACAGCTGTTCGTAATTATTGGTCCCTTCTGTCCCCCCTAATATTCTCAGATCATCCAAAGAGACCAGGTGACGAGGATCCTTCTCCACCTTATAACATGTTCAGGAATGTGCTAGACATGAATGCTCGCTATGGTGGTTTTAATGCTGCATTACTGGAAGCAGGGAAGTCTGTCTGGGTCATGAACGTAGTCCCAACAACTGGCCCCAACTACCTTCCCCTGGTTCTTGACAGGGGATATATCGGTGTATTCCACAATTG GTGTGAAGCATTTCCAACATATCCCAGAACTTATGATATGGTGCATGCTGATGGACTTCTATCCCTTGAGACTAGTCAATATCGCAGGTGCACCATGCTTGATCTTTTAACGGAAATAGACAGGTTGCTTCGTCCAGAG GGTTGGGTAATAATTCATGATAAGGCTCCTCTTATCGAATCAGCTAGAGCTCTAACTGTGCAGTTGAAGTGGGATGCCAGAGTCGTAGAAATCGAAAGCAACAGTGATGAGAGACTCCTAATCTGTCAGAAACCATTCTTTAAGAGACAAGCAACAAGCTAA